From a single Thalassophryne amazonica chromosome 7, fThaAma1.1, whole genome shotgun sequence genomic region:
- the LOC117513435 gene encoding E3 ubiquitin-protein ligase RBBP6-like, producing MSFRNSAKDHASSGRKRRNIANSEAEKILEPLGPFEPKLTDDMTEEEKLEAVSYSCYGSAHYQLVDHHLPHTYVCFRCGHGGHHIRDCPTHQDDSFQPLKRMKRSSGIPRSFMMEVDDPSVEGAMVTTTGELVVSTIHAEAYHCKKKERPPFLPQDPPTPKKEEPIPEVVCCPVCHELLREAVITPCCGNSFCDPCISDVLLDSEQQECPVCHTSVSPVAVVPNVCVRKLMDSYINGTGYFKCHTSLLT from the exons ATgagtttcagaaactctgccaaagACCACGCCTCCTCAGGCAGGAAGCGCCGCAACAT TGCAAACAGTGAAGCTGAGAAAATCCTGGAACCGCTCGGACCCTTTGAACCA AAACTGACTGACGACATGACGGAGGAGGAAAAACTCGAAGCTGTGTCTTATTCCTGCTACGGTTCCGCACA TTACCAGTTGGTCGATCATCATCTTCCACACACCTACGTGTGTTTTCGTTGTGGGCACGGCGGTCACCACATCAGGGACTGTCCCACCCATCAG GATGACAGTtttcagccactgaagaggatgaagaggagcTCAGGCATCCCTCGTTCCTTCATGATGGAGGTGGATGATCCCAGCGTGGAAGGAGCCATGGTGACCACCACTGGGGAACTCGTGGTTTCCACCATACATGC tgaGGCGTACCACTGTAAGAAGAAGGAGAGGCCCCCGTTCCTTCCACAGGATCCGCCCACCCCCAAAAAGGAGGAGCCAATACCTGAGGTCGTCTGTTGTCCCGTCTGTCACGAGCTGCTCCGAGAGGCTGTGATCACTCCGTGCTGTGGAAACAGCTTCTGTGACCCAT GTATCAGTGACGTTCTTTTGGATTCGGAGCAGCAGGAGTGTCCAGTCTGTCACACGTCGGTCTCTCCTGTTGCCGTGGTGCCCAACGTGTGCGTGCGAAAG CTCATGGACAGTTACATCAACGGCACGGGATATTTCAAATGCCACACCTCCCTGCTAACATGA